A genomic window from Deltaproteobacteria bacterium includes:
- a CDS encoding rRNA pseudouridine synthase: MERLQKIIAKAGLASRREAERWIEEGRVAVNGTVITKLGTQADPFKDSVKVDGKRIKIASTPLYYAFHKPPGIITTLNDPKHRPDLTPYLLRLGEKRRVFPVGRLDYNTTGLLLLTNDGDMALRIAHPRYGVTKVYRVKLNEPPRPEDFVRLRQGIRLEDGMAAPAHARMVEKLKTNAWIEIELHEGRKREVRRMFEALGYFVEKLVRIRVGPIELGRLPMGELRPLSQSEIKSLQVAVGLAQERPARPTTRASRAPQRHFSAPKKSGGHDSRRSKNPPRNSRSSGASYRTPHSR, encoded by the coding sequence ATGGAACGACTACAAAAAATCATCGCCAAGGCGGGGCTGGCGTCGCGCCGCGAGGCCGAGCGCTGGATCGAAGAAGGGCGCGTCGCCGTCAATGGCACGGTGATTACCAAGCTCGGCACCCAGGCCGATCCGTTTAAAGACAGCGTTAAAGTCGATGGCAAGCGGATCAAGATCGCTTCGACGCCGCTTTACTACGCGTTTCATAAGCCGCCGGGTATCATCACGACGCTGAACGATCCCAAGCATCGCCCCGACCTTACGCCTTATTTGTTGCGCCTCGGCGAAAAGCGCCGGGTGTTTCCAGTCGGGCGCCTCGACTACAACACCACCGGCCTGTTGCTGCTCACCAACGACGGCGACATGGCGCTGCGCATCGCTCATCCGCGTTACGGTGTGACCAAGGTCTATCGGGTAAAACTCAACGAACCGCCGCGGCCCGAAGATTTCGTGCGGCTGCGCCAGGGCATTCGCCTAGAAGACGGCATGGCCGCGCCGGCCCATGCACGAATGGTTGAAAAACTTAAAACCAACGCTTGGATTGAAATCGAACTGCACGAAGGACGCAAACGTGAAGTTCGGCGCATGTTCGAAGCGCTCGGTTACTTTGTCGAGAAGTTGGTGCGCATTCGTGTCGGTCCCATCGAACTAGGCCGCTTACCGATGGGCGAGCTGCGGCCGCTGAGCCAAAGCGAGATCAAATCCTTGCAAGTCGCAGTGGGGCTGGCCCAAGAACGTCCGGCCCGTCCAACGACAAGAGCTAGCCGGGCACCGCAACGCCATTTCAGCGCGCCAAAAAAAAGCGGCGGCCATGACAGCCGCCGCTCGAAGAATCCGCCGAGAAATAGCCGTTCTAGTGGCGCAAGCTACAGAACTCCTCATAGTCGATAA